In the genome of Leucobacter luti, one region contains:
- a CDS encoding ABC transporter permease translates to MNSERLKIFAAKNGIFLALVVLVAVFSILRPNFFSFANGQSILLQAAELGLIAIPAAFLIMSGSIDLSVGSVASAAAITGGLTMSSTGSTLLGFLVAIMTGVAAGALNGFLISYLGLNSFVVTLGALSVWGGFALLISDGRTVPRAELPEAFRAIGTLKVGPVPIQIIALIFVIALGWYVLNHTKFGKEVKAIGGNERAARLMGVNVQRSRFLLFVATGAFAALAGLFLSAKVQSANPNIGSGLELEVLTVVLLGGVAFEGGVGRISGVVAGLLFFRVLRAGLVFMQASPFLQTILVGATLIIAVALDTSVQRIIRRSWAKLGKKAVDPESESAPPPTAAATR, encoded by the coding sequence ATGAACTCCGAACGCCTTAAGATTTTTGCCGCGAAAAATGGCATCTTCCTCGCCCTCGTTGTGCTCGTCGCCGTGTTCTCGATCCTGCGCCCGAACTTCTTCTCATTCGCCAACGGTCAGAGCATCCTGTTGCAGGCAGCCGAGCTCGGCCTGATCGCCATTCCGGCTGCATTCCTCATCATGTCGGGAAGCATCGATCTGTCCGTCGGTTCGGTGGCCTCAGCTGCCGCGATCACAGGCGGACTCACCATGAGCAGCACCGGGTCGACGCTGCTCGGTTTCCTCGTTGCGATCATGACCGGAGTCGCTGCCGGCGCACTCAACGGCTTCCTCATCTCGTATCTCGGCCTCAACTCCTTCGTGGTCACGCTGGGTGCGCTCAGCGTCTGGGGTGGGTTCGCTCTCCTCATCTCCGACGGTCGCACGGTCCCGCGTGCCGAGCTCCCCGAAGCATTCCGAGCGATCGGCACGCTGAAGGTCGGGCCTGTGCCAATCCAGATCATCGCGCTCATCTTCGTCATCGCGCTCGGCTGGTACGTGCTCAATCACACGAAGTTCGGCAAAGAAGTGAAGGCCATCGGTGGCAACGAGCGGGCTGCACGACTCATGGGCGTCAATGTGCAGCGTTCTCGGTTTCTCTTGTTCGTAGCCACTGGCGCCTTCGCGGCTCTCGCCGGGCTATTTTTGTCGGCCAAAGTGCAGTCAGCAAACCCGAATATCGGCTCGGGCCTGGAACTCGAAGTGCTCACCGTCGTGTTGCTGGGTGGCGTAGCCTTCGAGGGCGGCGTCGGTCGGATCAGCGGCGTCGTCGCTGGCTTGCTCTTCTTCCGCGTGCTGCGAGCCGGGCTCGTCTTCATGCAGGCGTCGCCATTCCTGCAGACGATTCTGGTCGGTGCAACGCTGATCATTGCCGTTGCGCTGGACACCTCCGTGCAACGGATCATCCGGCGCTCCTGGGCAAAGCTCGGCAAGAAAGCGGTCGATCCGGAATCGGAGTCGGCCCCGCCGCCAACAGCCGCGGCCACGCGGTAG
- a CDS encoding exodeoxyribonuclease VII small subunit, with protein MSASETRDPAALSYEEARDELIQVVSRLEQGGTTLEESLQLWERGEVLAARCEEWLIGARQRLESARQGSGAVDTTATGQGADA; from the coding sequence ATGTCTGCTTCCGAGACCCGGGATCCCGCTGCCCTCAGCTATGAGGAGGCCCGTGACGAGCTTATTCAGGTCGTCTCTCGCCTCGAACAAGGGGGGACGACACTCGAAGAGTCGTTGCAGCTCTGGGAGCGAGGCGAAGTCCTCGCCGCCCGATGTGAAGAGTGGCTGATCGGCGCCCGGCAGCGGCTCGAATCCGCGCGTCAGGGCTCGGGAGCGGTTGACACAACAGCTACAGGCCAGGGGGCAGACGCGTAG